DNA sequence from the Streptomyces sp. NBC_01497 genome:
TCTCGGTGTACGAGGAACTCACCGCCCGTCAGCGCCGCCACGCCGCCGAACGGGGCTTCTGCCTGTGGACGGTGGTGGACGAGCACGGGGAGGTGGCCGGCTTCACGGGCGCCCAGCCGTGGCCGCACCGGTCGTTCGGCCCCTACGGCGAGATCGAGATCGGCTGGCGCCTCGGTCGCTCGTACTGGGGCCGGGGCTACGCGACGGCCGCCGCGCGCGCCACGCTCGAACGGGTCCGTGCGGCCGGTGTCGAACGGGTCGTGGCGATGGTCAACGCGCGCAACGACCGCTCCATCGCGGTCACGCGGCGCCTCGGCATGGACCTCGCGAAG
Encoded proteins:
- a CDS encoding GNAT family N-acetyltransferase; this encodes MRVPTDEDAYAWHRVFADREVMEFHGGPAEFSVYEELTARQRRHAAERGFCLWTVVDEHGEVAGFTGAQPWPHRSFGPYGEIEIGWRLGRSYWGRGYATAAARATLERVRAAGVERVVAMVNARNDRSIAVTRRLGMDLAKTFAYAPEGRPGDELVGHQYELTL